The genomic interval ttTTATGAACAGTACTACAGATTTTGATAGCAAAAGGCACTAACAAATACTTTTAGATTAAATGCATACGAAAAAcgttttctgcagagttttactgCAAATTTGGAATGGATTATGTACTTAATTTCACCTCCTCATTGACACTGTGCACAGGAGAAAATCTCCCTGAATAACTTGCTACTGTAGTAAAAGGGTTGGTCAGGGTTACAGAACATAGCTTCTCAGGAAGGGACCTCACGTCCATTAGTCACATGGGAATGCTATAGTTCAGTCTCATTAAAATAAATAAGATTGGATGGAGTATTGCCATGTGACCAGTGGATGTGATGCCCCTTTCTGAGAAACAGAAataagccatgttttctaatcctgcacagccACATTAAGATTTTCCATACAAAAATCTGTGCAGAAAATCCATACATAATCCACAATTTGTGCCCGTAGCCTAAATTCAGCTCATAACCTGCCTGGGTGAATATAGCTTGAGAAACCTGTAGAAACCATTTCCCAGCCTAAATTATACCTAATGGTCATATATGTCATAGTCAGATTTTAGATTTCTTTCATATTCTAAAGAAGTAAGTCCTTAAAGGAAAGCAGTACTGAGTGTGAGAGGTGGCAGAATTAGCATTAACCCTTTGTGGTGTGCTATGTGTTATAAAGTCCAGGGTTACCTCTGAAGTAAATGTAATTGATGAGGACAAAAATGGCATCCGAGTCTACACTGTCCAGCAAGTCCTTGATCTTGCCATGGGTGTTCTTCTCCACATAACTGTTGATCTGGCTTTTTGCTTCATCTTGGTTTTTGAAATCAGTAGAAAACGCCTCTGAGTGGTAGAGCCTCTTGGCTTCATCTAAGAATGCCGGGAGGATCTTGTGCTCCTTAGAAATGAAGAGAGCATTCCCATTATCAAGCTGTAGCTCGCTCTCTGCATCATTCAGGAGATCCAGAAGATGGTGAAAACCGTCATGAATTTCTTGTTCTGAAATCTCAGAAGTGTTAAAACCGAGCCCTTCAATGATCTGTGAGTGGGTCTGACCCTTAGCAGCCAGGGATAGGAAAGCAAACGCAGTAGAGATACTGACAGGGGAGAAGACAATATTTTCAGAAGGATGATCTAGAGCTACCCGCCGAAACAAGTCAAAGGAAAATTTGGAATTATATGGAGCTATCTTGTGACAGGGCAAGGACTCATTCTGATGGTGGTGGTGATTCTTGCCATGGTGTTCCCCTTTCTTGTGATGGCCGCCTTTGTGATCATGGTGGTCTTTGTGATCATGGTGGTCATCTTTGTCATGTTTATGTTTGCCTTTATGATGATCAGCAAAGGCCAATGCAAATATCACTGCTACTCCCAAGAACAGGAAGACCCTCATGTCtctaaatggggaaaaaaaatcacaacaattTAGATGTTGTTGAATATTGCTGTCATCATCCTTGCACTAGTATCTACATGAAGAAGTTGGTTACTTAATACATTACATTTCAAAATGATATTAAAGGTGTTgtaaaatacagatgtagcagagctaacctgaacttctgcaaatggttaaactgctgcagagtGATTTCTGTTATATCAGGCTGCAGCGGTTTAAAcatttgcagaagttcaggttagctctgctacatctttataGATATAAATTAGTTAGATAGATTACATAAAAATTTTTCTTTCAGAAAGTTCACCATTCTTGACCATACTTGGGTTGAGTCTGGCATTGCAGTAATACCACACATCAGCAACCACCATGACAttttaaagtacctgcaaagtggacaaggttctggctaatcccacccacacattgcagaaaaatatctactACAGAGgcggaaagtccgcagaagaaaactctgcacattttctgtgaaaaatgtggggaaaaaatgtgatgagtttttgctgcagtcttttctatggtgttttttggctgcggctcactatgtATGTGTTCTAAGGATAGTCCATTGGCACCATGCAATGCTTCATATCTCCTGCCATGGCACATCTGCAACACCTGCTGCCAAGCTGCTGAACAGATTCCAAGTGGATACAGGGGTGCAGAGGGGGTTATTAGCTTTATGAGACCTCTGTggtctttctgcccctattatacctatacagaaagcaccagcgtttctataggtataattgacatgctacaatgtgTAAAAATGTGAGCATTCTTGAAATCACAGCTTTTTCGCTGCAGATTTTATTCTGCAGTGTGTatatggaattagccagaatcccatccatcttGCAAATACTGGAAAACACAACGTCTTTAGCCGTGGCCAAAACTCTGTGTTTTCAAAACtttgggccccggcctaaagaggacctttcatgtccataGACATCtgtcagtttttttgtggtatttAAAACTGCTcaactctgaggacatgaaaggtcctcctcaAAGAAAACATTCCTACTAACTGCATTAATCATGAAGTAATAAGTTATGAAATGGATCAAAAAAGGTGCCATCAAGTTTTTTCTACTGCGTTTTTTACAgagagtccacagagttttcctctggacACTTTCTTCCCTTATCCAGAaattgccagcgtttccgtaggtataattcacatgctgtgattttcaaaaatgcccgaaccttttccgctgcagatttttttcctgcaatgtacagatgggattagccagaatcccatccactttgcaggtactgtaaaattctgcattttgcaacgtggggccccagtcttGTTTGTATTATTAGTACAATGCGGAAAGGGGGACGCTTTCAATTTGTATTATTTTGTCTATCTTCAATATTTTACTTCTAGATTTCCCCTTCTCTAGGGTGTTTGAACACTATTGGGTTTAAACTTCTATACAATATACCTTTTGTacaatgtattgtatatactgtataccacacTTCTATTTTACGCTACCTCTGACACAAAGAATAATAGAAATTCTAAAATGACAAGCATGTGAGACATGACAAATGATTTACATTCTCCCTTGTCCCTATTGTTCTTACCGGGGTCAATCCATTGTACAATGGTGGTACTCATATATAACTAAGTCTTAGATGCTGCAAATGACCGCTGGTTAACAGCTGGTCCAGAATTGTgcgttacagtatataatataaccattaTCTACTGTacatggagagggctcagctctTGAGCTTCTTCATATCCCCCTACCTGGCATTACGACATACAAGTACATCAAATGTTAGGAAGCGGTTAAAGGGATTGCCATCTGTGAACAGGGCATACCACGTGTTAGTGAGATAGAGTCACAATGCAAACTCAGTTGCCCCATTGTATTATATGGCCTGATAAAGCATTACATTCATTAGGGTAAATCTATAAAACTGTCCTTGTTACCTATAgggaccaatcacagcacagccttTATTCCCTATATTAAGAACAAGGGGGCACAATCTCAAAGTATTTGGGGGAAGATCTAAAACAATGTCGggaaatattatttcactgaaagagtacttgaggcttggaacaaaacttccagcagatgtagCCGGGAGATCTATGGTAAGAGAATGTAAGCATTCCTGGGATAAAAGTATGTCTATCCTCAGATAACATGTAATAATATGAGACTAAGAGCAATTGGATcatgtggtctttttctgccatAGTCTATGTTTTCTAGCTTTTATTCTGCAGCAATGAAAGTTGCAGTGTGATTGGTCTGTCTTTCTTGCAGTTTTATAAATTTCCGCCATTCAGTCTTTCTATAGAGAatgcaaaataaacaaaaacacaaaaaacatttcTAATCCCCAACAATGTTGTAATTGTGAAAATTATCCATTATATAAAGGATCTATGTACTCACAATGTTCCTGGATCACCAACACTTTACCAGGTGTCTACAGAGTTATGGATGACTTTATATAGGATAGGATAATGGATGCATCCTATTGTGAAATATGTATCCTCTCTAATTATTAACCATGTAACCTCTGGGCTTCAGGTTTGCTTTCCTAAAGTCAATATTAGTCAAGTGATATTTACTTTTAAGTTTTCTCAATGTAAAGCAAAAGCTGTGCCCAATTTTTTGAAGTTTTTTTCAGAGCGGAGATGAGATCCAGACCAAACAGAAGATTAAGTGATATATTGTCAAAATAGTCAGACCATTTTGAAGTCAAagattacatttaaaaaacaaaagtcTGACTCAATGGCTCATTCATTTCTAAGCTTCAGATAGCTGTCCGCAATGGAGGAACTACCGCCATTACAGCCATATGGGGCCCACGACCTTAGGGGGCACAGTGGACTCCTGttgctttttattttaaatagGTTGTTAACTGCTGTCGCCGCTATTTACTTACCAGTCCCCATTCCTGAAGCTGAACAGGGACATAATATGGAATgtatggggccccctggaggactGAAGGGAAACGGAGGTGTCCTCAGCAAGTTTAGTACTACATTTTATATCACCCCCAGCCATATGGCCTAGTGAGGAGGTTCAATAAAACTCTTAAGGGCATGCTCAAGAGGGTGGTTAAAAAGGATGGCAAAGATTGGGATTGCCTACTGCCCTATTTTGCAATCCGGGAGGTACCCCAGTCCTCCACTGTTTTTTCCCCATTTGAGTTGGTGTATGGTAGACACTCACGTGGTCTCctagatataccgtatttttcggactataagacgcactggactataagatgcacgacgcacgcaggttttagaggaggaaaataggggaaaaaaattttgaagcaaaaactggtaaaatatttaatatatgggagttgtagttttgcaacagctgcaaggccacattgacaagtgaccctgcagctgtacggggaggcatagagtggttttttttgcgggtccagaagaactttttagttataccattttggggaatatctattgcttagatcaccttttattgataaaaaaaacacagtggtttatgatatatgattttctacttttatatatatatattctagggacaggaggggatttagaacttttatttatttcatatttttattatatatttttaaagctttttttttttttttttactattttattcaccccggggcttgagcctgcggtcacttgattgcaagtcccatagacggcaatacaactgtattgccgtctatgggacattctgtctattagtattacggctggtcatagacccagccgcaatactaatatatagcagtgacaggccggggagcctcattaggctcccggctgtcacccgaacaggtcggctcctgcgatatccccgcgcaggagccggcctgcaactttacaggtacggggccggtggggaccggccccgggggagaaggggccacggatactgacccggcatccgctgtactagagaggcgggtgccggcgagggatagacgccggggcctgagacatcgctaccctgccctgcatgaagccagcggcggggggacggaggagcggaatagcatcactcctcccgccgctggcttcatgcagggcagaggagcgcagcgatgtcgcaggccccggcacctgtaatggcgtctatcacttgccggcttccgcctctctattacagcggatgccaggcgccacattcggcctataagacgcacccttcttttccccccaaatttgggggaaaaaaagtgcgtcttatagtccgaaaaatacggtagctaAAGAAACCAAGGGCAAATTCCTTACAAGAGTGTAATTGAACATATTACCCTGATACAAGACAGAATTGCAGCAGTCATGCCTATTGTGAAGGAACATATGGAGATGGCCCAAATGGCCCAAAGCCGTGTCTATAACAGAATGGCTAAGCTTAGAACCTTTAGTCCAGGTGATCGGGTGTTGTTAttggttcacacggtggaaagtgAATTTCTGGTGAAATGGCAAAGGCCATATGAAATTGTTGAAAGAGTGGGGAAGGGTTAAGTACTCCTGATAAGGCTTTACCCGAGATGCAAATATCAGAGTCTCTATCTAAAGCACAGAAACAGGAGACAAAAGAATTGGCACAGAAAAATAATGATGTGCTTTCTGAGTTGCTGGGACACACCAATGTGATAGAACATGACATTGTCACTAAGTCACAGGTCCATACCTAAATCTAAAATCGTACTTGTTACCTGAAGCACGTAGACAAGCTATATCTGAGGAGGTCAAAAATATGTTGGCACTTGGAGTAACTGAGGAGTCCAAGAGTGACTGGTCGAATCCCATTGTTTTGATTCCTAAGCCAGATGGTACCATAGGGTACTGTAATGATTTCTGTAAATTGAATGAAGTGTCAGGATTTGATGCCTACCCAATGACCAGAGTCGATGAGTTAATCAAGAGGTTGAGACATGCTAGGTATTTCTCCACCCTCGACTTAACCAAAGGGTCCAAAGGGTACTGGCAGGTGCCACTCACTATGAAAACCAGATAAAAAACTGCTTTTGTCACCCCCAGATGGCCTATTCCAAAATGTGATGATGCCGTTTGGGTTACATGGGGCTCCAGCAACCTTCCAGAGGTTGATGGACAGAGTCCTTAAGCCCCATCGAAGGTACGCTTCAGCTTACCTAGATGACATTGTGATATTTAGAACTGACTGGTAAAGTCACTTGACAAAAGTTCAGGATTAACAACCAACCCcaaaaaagtgtgctttgggtctTGATGAGGCCAGATAACTTGGGTATGTAATAGGAGGAGGGGTGATAAAACCCAAGTTTAACAATATAGAAGCCATTCAAAATTGGCCTTGACACTTAAATAAAAAGTAAGAGTTTTCTTGTGAATTGTTGGTTACTATTGAAGATTTATTCCTAACTTTGCAACTGTTGCAGCCCCACTGACAGACCTCACTAAGGGAACGAGTTCCGTAATGGTCAAATGGAGCAAAGAGGCTGAGGGAGTATTCCAGGAGTTGAAGGATTCTCAGCAAAAGGCCGGTTTTGGTCACATCTGACTTCACAACGGATTTTTTGGTTCAGGCTGACGCTTCTGATGTAgggttacagtgttggccaaaactattggcacccctgcaattctgtcagataatactcattttcttccagaaaaatgATTGCAataacaaattctttggtattattgtcTTCAttgaatttgtcttcaatggaaaaccacaaaaagaattgtcaaaaagccaaattggatataattccacagcaaacataaaaaagggggtggacaaaagtattggcactgtttgaaaaatcatgtgatgcttctgtaatttgtgtaattaacagcacctgttactaacctgaggcacctaacaggtggtggcaataactaaatcacacttgcagccagttgaaatggattaaagttgactcaacctctgtcctgtgtccttgtgtgtaccacattgagcatggagaaaagaaagaagaccaaagaactgtctgaggacttgagaagcaaaattgatgagcaatctcaaggctacaagtccatctccaaagacctgaatgttcctgtgtctaccgtgacagtttcatcaagaagtttaaagcccatggcactgtggctaacctccctagatgtggacggaaaagaaaaattgacgagagatttcaacgcaagattgtgcggatggtggataaagaacctcgactaacatccaaacaagttcaagctgccctgcagtccgagggtacaacagtgtcaacccatactatccgttggcgtctgaatgaaaagggactgtatggtaggatacccaggaagaccccacttcttacccagagacataaaacagacaggctggagtttgccaaaacttacctgagaaagccaaaaatgttttggaagaatgttctctggtcagatgagagaaaagtagagctttttgggaaaaggcatcaacatagagtttacaggggaaaaaaagaggccttcaaagaaaagtacacggtccctacagtcaaacatggtggaggttccctgatgttttgggattgctttgctgcctctggcactggactgcttgaccgtgtgcatggcattatgaagtctgaagactaccaacaaattttgcagcataatgtagggcccagtgtgagaaagctgggtctccctcagaggtcacaggtcttccagcaggacaattacccaaaacacacttcaaaaagcactagaaaatggtttgagagaaagccctggagacttctaaagtggccagcaatgagtccagacctgaatcccatagaacacctgtgcagagatctcaaaatggcagtttggagaaggcacccttcaaatctcagggacctggagcagtttgccaaagaagaatggtctaaaattccagcagagcattgtaagaaactcattgatggttaccggaagcggttgttcgcagttattttgtctaaaggttgtgctaccaagtattaggctgagggggccaatacttttgtccggcccatttttggagttttgtgtaaaatgatcaatgatttgacttttttttcattctcttttgtgttttttcattgcaagcaaaataaattttaataccaaagagtttgtgcttgcaatcattttctggaagaaactgagtattatctgacagaattgcaggggtgccaatacttttagccaacactgtaggtGCAGTAATGTCTCAAATGGTGGGTGGTGAAGAACACCGAGTCACCTACCTGAGATGAAAGCTCATGCCACCAGAAAAAAATTACAGCATTGTGGAGATTAATGTCTTAGCCATTAAATGGGCCCTACTTGGCCAACACTTTAAGCTGGTCACTGATCACTCCACTCACTATGACATAGATGTGTCATGCCAAAAAGAGAAACGCCAGAGTCACCAGGTGGTTTTTGACCCTACAAAAGTTTAATTTCAGTGTGGAATGCAGGGCAGGCAGGTTGTAAGGTCCCTGGTCCCTTGGTCTGTCCTGATATACTGAGTTTGGTGAGACTTAACTATACTGTTTTGCTTGTTCATGTGGccagaagtaagccacacatatagttggCCTCATTCTGTAATAGTTAGAGTTTGGACGAGCTGGAGTTTTGTTTTGCCAttgttgcctgaagttaaggctgtattttatgttGCTCCTTTTGTTCCTGAAGTAGGGTTGAGtgttcgggatcggaaaagattggatcctgatcggtgatcaagtaaatttcacaatcgtgatc from Leptodactylus fuscus isolate aLepFus1 chromosome 7, aLepFus1.hap2, whole genome shotgun sequence carries:
- the LOC142212691 gene encoding alpha-1-antiproteinase-like produces the protein MRVFLFLGVAVIFALAFADHHKGKHKHDKDDHHDHKDHHDHKGGHHKKGEHHGKNHHHHQNESLPCHKIAPYNSKFSFDLFRRVALDHPSENIVFSPVSISTAFAFLSLAAKGQTHSQIIEGLGFNTSEISEQEIHDGFHHLLDLLNDAESELQLDNGNALFISKEHKILPAFLDEAKRLYHSEAFSTDFKNQDEAKSQINSYVEKNTHGKIKDLLDSVDSDAIFVLINYIYFRGKWEHPFDENHTREGDFHVNENKTVKVPFMTRTGMYDIAETDEATVISMPYKGGATALLILPKKEKLSEIEQNFNKESIFKWKNVMHRSLVQLVLPRFSVSSTINVKETLSKLGIVDVFSNNADLSGVTGEANVRISRAIHRAVLSVDEKGTEGAASTALEAIPMMLPPRIEVNHPFLMSIYNYNTKSAIFTARIANPQE